One region of Mangifera indica cultivar Alphonso chromosome 3, CATAS_Mindica_2.1, whole genome shotgun sequence genomic DNA includes:
- the LOC123211176 gene encoding DNA-directed RNA polymerase subunit 10-like protein, which yields MIIPVRCFTCGKVIGNKWDTYLDLLQADYSEGDAPDAIGLVRYCCRRMLMTHVDIIEKLLTYNAMERSDTC from the exons atgatAATTCCAGTTCGTTGCTTCACCTGTGGCAAG GTTATCGGAAACAAATGGGACACATACCTTGATCTTCTACAGGCAGACTACAGTGAAGG AGATGCGCCTGATGCAATAGGTCTGGTTCGTTATTGCTGTAGGCGAATGCTGATGACTCATGTGGACATCATCGAGAAGCTTTTGACCTACAATG CTATGGAGAGGTCTGATACCTGCTAA